One Deinococcus grandis DNA window includes the following coding sequences:
- the rho gene encoding transcription termination factor Rho — MTDAHQSLPYHELQQKILPELHLIAAGYGIENYRKLKKDALALAIMEHQAASEGQLLARGFLEISPDGYGFLQADLLDPNSRTVLISAGVIKQYHLRTGDEIIGRARRPRENERFGSLVQVEAVNGVDPETARRRPRFDDLTPTFPDAQLVLEDPTMDDGLSLRVVDLLVPIGRGQRALIVAPPKAGKTSLLKKVANSIVKNYPDVTVMVLLVDERPEEVTDFRESVQGAQVIASTFDEPPQHHVRVAEFVHERARRIVEEGGHVVILLDSITRLARANNLVTPPTGRTLSGGLDSNALHWPKRFLGAARNIREGGSLTILATALVETGSRMDDVIFEEFKGTGNAELVLSRRLEERRIFPALDILKSGTRREELLLQPEVLKKMWLLRKVISDMDPADAMEMLLSRMGKTRNNVEFLAALAGG, encoded by the coding sequence GTGACCGACGCCCACCAGAGCCTCCCGTACCACGAACTGCAGCAGAAGATCCTGCCCGAACTGCACCTGATCGCCGCCGGGTACGGCATCGAGAACTACCGCAAACTGAAGAAGGACGCCCTGGCGCTCGCGATCATGGAGCACCAGGCGGCCAGCGAGGGCCAGCTGCTCGCGCGCGGCTTCCTGGAGATCAGCCCCGACGGGTACGGCTTCCTGCAGGCCGACCTGCTCGACCCGAACAGCCGCACGGTGCTCATCAGCGCCGGGGTAATCAAGCAGTACCACCTGCGCACCGGGGACGAGATCATCGGCCGCGCCCGCCGCCCGCGCGAGAACGAACGCTTCGGGTCTCTCGTGCAGGTGGAGGCCGTGAACGGCGTGGACCCCGAGACGGCCCGCCGCCGCCCGCGCTTCGACGACCTGACCCCCACCTTCCCGGACGCGCAACTCGTGCTGGAAGACCCGACCATGGACGACGGCCTGAGCCTGCGCGTCGTGGACCTGCTCGTGCCCATCGGGCGCGGGCAGCGTGCGCTGATCGTCGCGCCGCCCAAGGCCGGGAAGACCAGCCTGCTGAAGAAGGTCGCGAACTCCATCGTCAAGAACTACCCGGACGTGACCGTGATGGTCCTGCTGGTCGACGAGCGCCCCGAGGAGGTCACGGACTTCCGCGAGAGCGTGCAGGGCGCGCAGGTCATCGCCAGCACCTTCGACGAGCCGCCCCAGCACCACGTGCGCGTCGCGGAGTTCGTGCACGAACGCGCCCGCCGCATCGTGGAGGAAGGTGGGCACGTCGTGATCCTGCTGGATTCCATCACGCGACTGGCCCGCGCGAACAACCTCGTCACCCCACCCACCGGACGCACCCTGTCCGGCGGTCTGGACAGCAACGCCCTGCACTGGCCCAAGCGCTTCCTGGGCGCCGCGCGCAACATCCGCGAGGGCGGCAGCCTGACCATCCTGGCGACCGCCCTGGTGGAGACCGGCAGCCGCATGGACGACGTGATCTTCGAGGAATTCAAGGGCACCGGCAACGCGGAACTCGTGCTGTCGCGCCGCCTCGAGGAACGCCGGATCTTCCCGGCGCTGGACATCCTAAAGTCCGGCACGCGCCGCGAGGAACTGCTGCTGCAACCTGAAGTCCTGAAGAAGATGTGGCTGCTGCGCAAGGTCATCAGCGACATGGACCCGGCGGACGCCATGGAGATGCTGCTGTCCCGCATGGGCAAGACCCGCAACAACGTCGAATTCCTGGCGGCCCTGGCCGGCGGCTGA
- a CDS encoding M23 family metallopeptidase has protein sequence MSFPSLRRATRLLTLGALLGLAHAQQATPDERLLAPLQLQLDAPADVVLSRDTGERVLEVVTTRTTPLPNVARRYGLTPGAVKLAAAHGATQVVQLTLPGRVQARQPLRPLSVVTYRVRPGDTIARVAGRFGLTVVDLLGVNLDRTSLDRLPVGSTLNVPTGTRGLLVRIKPGQSALSLIAGYGADLLATARANDVLPTELDVGDELLLPGIRAEGFAQQLAEKREAERRAQVAAQRQAQYEKFVAWKKGREKARLEARYAAQEQYEKFLAWKNSPQRKAAIAALERQQQFEAAQARTRQNARQAAVAAVSLAPGRSGLVWPMRSYRLTSRYAERDIAFHQQVFHGGIDLAAPYGTPIYAASAGRVTQSGYGAYGLNVYTQSGDSTLVYGHMSRTAVVSGQTVQQGQLLGYIGCTGICTGPHLHFEVRLNGQTVDPLGLLP, from the coding sequence TTGTCCTTTCCCTCCCTGCGCCGCGCGACGCGGCTCCTGACTCTCGGTGCGCTGCTGGGTCTCGCGCACGCACAACAAGCCACCCCTGACGAGCGCCTGCTCGCGCCGCTGCAACTGCAGCTGGACGCCCCGGCGGACGTGGTGCTCAGCCGCGACACCGGCGAGCGCGTGCTGGAGGTCGTCACGACCCGCACGACGCCCCTGCCGAACGTCGCGCGCCGCTACGGCCTGACGCCGGGCGCCGTGAAACTGGCCGCGGCGCACGGCGCCACGCAGGTCGTGCAGCTCACCCTGCCCGGGCGCGTGCAGGCCCGGCAGCCCCTGCGGCCCCTGTCGGTCGTCACGTACCGCGTGCGGCCCGGGGACACCATCGCCCGGGTCGCGGGCCGGTTCGGGCTGACGGTCGTGGACCTGCTGGGCGTGAACCTCGACCGGACCAGCCTCGATCGCCTGCCGGTGGGCAGCACCCTGAACGTCCCGACCGGAACGCGCGGGCTGCTGGTGCGGATCAAACCCGGTCAGAGTGCGCTGTCCCTGATCGCCGGGTACGGCGCGGACCTGCTGGCCACCGCCCGCGCGAACGACGTGCTGCCCACCGAACTCGACGTCGGGGACGAGCTACTGCTGCCCGGCATCCGCGCCGAGGGCTTCGCGCAGCAGCTGGCAGAGAAACGCGAGGCCGAGCGCCGCGCGCAGGTCGCCGCGCAGCGTCAGGCGCAGTACGAGAAGTTCGTCGCGTGGAAGAAGGGCCGCGAGAAGGCCCGCCTGGAAGCCAGGTACGCCGCGCAGGAACAGTACGAGAAGTTCCTGGCGTGGAAGAACAGCCCCCAGCGCAAGGCCGCCATCGCCGCGTTGGAACGCCAGCAGCAGTTCGAGGCCGCGCAGGCCCGCACCCGGCAGAACGCGCGGCAGGCCGCCGTGGCCGCCGTCAGTCTCGCCCCGGGGCGCAGCGGGCTGGTGTGGCCCATGCGCAGTTACCGCCTGACCAGCCGCTACGCCGAGCGGGACATCGCCTTCCACCAGCAGGTGTTCCACGGCGGGATCGATCTGGCCGCTCCCTACGGCACGCCGATCTACGCGGCGTCGGCAGGTCGCGTCACGCAGAGCGGCTACGGGGCGTATGGTCTGAACGTGTACACGCAGAGTGGGGACAGCACGCTGGTCTACGGCCACATGAGCCGCACGGCGGTCGTGTCCGGGCAGACGGTCCAGCAGGGCCAGCTGCTGGGGTACATCGGCTGCACCGGCATCTGCACCGGTCCGCACCTGCACTTCGAGGTGCGGCTGAACGGGCAGACGGTCGATCCGCTGGGCCTGCTGCCATGA
- the pdxT gene encoding pyridoxal 5'-phosphate synthase glutaminase subunit PdxT has translation MARVGVLALQGAFREHRAALERLGAQVAEVRLAADLDGLHGLILPGGESTTMARLMTEYALWEPLRAFHARGGQLWGTCAGAILLSGEVQGAPPQFGRQDSLGLLDVTVQRNAFGRQIDSFTTGLDMRGLTGAFPAVFIRAPAFARVGEGVEVLSEFDGQAVAVRQGRVLATAFHPELTGDDRLHELFLQGCLTPA, from the coding sequence ATGGCCCGCGTCGGCGTGCTGGCCCTCCAGGGCGCGTTCCGCGAGCACCGCGCCGCCCTGGAACGCCTGGGCGCCCAGGTGGCCGAGGTCCGTCTCGCGGCGGACCTGGACGGCCTGCACGGCCTGATCCTCCCCGGCGGGGAGAGCACCACCATGGCCCGCCTGATGACCGAGTACGCGCTGTGGGAACCCCTGCGGGCCTTCCACGCGCGCGGCGGGCAGCTGTGGGGCACCTGCGCGGGGGCCATCCTGCTGTCAGGCGAGGTGCAGGGCGCCCCACCGCAGTTCGGGCGGCAGGACAGCCTGGGCCTGCTGGACGTGACGGTGCAGCGCAACGCCTTCGGCCGGCAGATCGACTCGTTCACGACCGGGCTGGACATGCGCGGCCTGACTGGCGCGTTCCCCGCCGTGTTCATCCGCGCGCCCGCCTTCGCCCGCGTCGGTGAGGGCGTGGAAGTCCTGTCCGAGTTCGACGGGCAGGCCGTCGCGGTGCGTCAGGGCCGCGTGCTCGCCACCGCGTTCCACCCGGAACTCACCGGGGACGACCGTCTGCACGAGCTGTTCCTCCAGGGTTGCCTCACGCCCGCCTGA
- a CDS encoding glycosyltransferase family 2 protein produces the protein MSGMSGVSVSCAVVIAAFNEEDTVGGVVRVARTFTPEVIVVSDGSVDGTVGAAREAGAQVVDLAVNVGKGGALHAGLRAARADVVILLDADLTGLSAAHLETLCDPVRRGELDMSIGVFEGGGFVTDWGNKLTPHLSGQRACRREWLLAVPDLAAERWPEPAITRHLKATGARWAYVELPNVAQVVKEKKRGFWGGAKARTKMYVSLLTYRARRRG, from the coding sequence ATGAGCGGCATGTCGGGTGTCTCGGTGTCTTGCGCGGTTGTGATTGCGGCCTTCAACGAGGAGGACACCGTGGGCGGGGTGGTGCGCGTGGCGCGGACCTTCACGCCGGAGGTGATCGTGGTGTCCGACGGCAGCGTGGACGGCACGGTCGGCGCGGCGCGGGAGGCCGGCGCGCAGGTCGTGGATCTCGCGGTGAATGTCGGCAAGGGGGGCGCACTGCACGCGGGCCTGCGGGCGGCGCGGGCGGACGTGGTGATCCTGCTGGACGCGGACCTGACGGGCCTGAGCGCCGCGCACTTGGAGACACTGTGCGACCCGGTGCGGCGCGGCGAGCTGGACATGAGTATCGGGGTGTTCGAGGGCGGCGGGTTCGTGACGGACTGGGGGAACAAGCTCACGCCGCACCTGAGCGGGCAGCGGGCGTGCCGACGCGAGTGGCTGCTGGCCGTGCCGGACCTGGCGGCCGAGCGCTGGCCGGAACCGGCGATCACGCGGCACCTGAAGGCGACGGGGGCGCGCTGGGCATACGTGGAGCTGCCGAACGTGGCGCAGGTCGTCAAGGAGAAGAAGCGGGGCTTCTGGGGGGGTGCGAAGGCCCGCACGAAAATGTACGTGTCGCTGCTGACGTACCGGGCGCGCCGCCGGGGCTGA
- a CDS encoding response regulator — MTAPRAGVRLLVVDDEEQILELLDLTLSIQGYEVCPAGSGPRALEVLAAEHIDVIVMDVLMVPWDGFETVRRMAAQYGAALPPVVFLSGLARPAVMPELGPDVVQEYLVKPFRPSQLVERIEEARRRKASI; from the coding sequence ATGACCGCGCCGCGCGCCGGCGTGCGCCTGCTCGTCGTGGACGACGAGGAACAGATCCTGGAACTGCTGGACCTGACGCTGTCCATCCAGGGCTACGAGGTGTGCCCGGCGGGCAGCGGTCCGCGTGCGCTGGAGGTCCTGGCGGCCGAGCACATCGACGTGATCGTCATGGACGTGCTGATGGTGCCCTGGGACGGGTTCGAGACGGTGCGGCGCATGGCCGCGCAGTACGGCGCGGCGCTGCCGCCCGTGGTGTTCCTGTCCGGCCTGGCGCGGCCCGCCGTGATGCCGGAGCTGGGCCCCGACGTGGTGCAGGAGTATCTGGTCAAGCCGTTCCGGCCGTCGCAGCTCGTCGAGCGGATCGAGGAGGCCCGGCGCCGCAAGGCGTCCATCTAG
- a CDS encoding MBL fold metallo-hydrolase, whose product MSTWIQSRQIGPATVHSLTDGQFRLDGGAMFGSVPRVLWERAATPDELNRIRLRINPLLIQLGGENILVETGMWDQGGEKFEAMYALDRDETVFRGLDALGLSPDDIHLVINTHLHFDHAGRNVTTLGDPTFPNARYVVQKQELHDARHTHERSRASYLPAYIDPIEHAGLFEVVDGEHELRPGLSVLPLPGHNLGQQGVVLRQDGQTLVYVADLIPTLAHAPTAYIMGYDLYPVTTLETRKRHLGQWFEEGAIICTPHDPDTAFAQLHPNPKGGFTLSPAQP is encoded by the coding sequence GTGAGCACCTGGATCCAGTCCCGTCAGATCGGCCCCGCCACCGTCCACTCCCTAACCGACGGCCAGTTCCGCCTCGACGGCGGGGCGATGTTCGGCAGCGTCCCCCGCGTCCTGTGGGAACGCGCTGCCACCCCCGACGAGCTGAACCGCATCCGGCTGCGCATCAACCCCCTGCTGATCCAGCTGGGCGGCGAGAACATCCTCGTCGAGACCGGCATGTGGGACCAGGGCGGCGAGAAATTCGAGGCCATGTACGCCCTGGACCGCGACGAGACCGTCTTCCGGGGCCTGGACGCCCTGGGCCTGAGCCCCGACGACATCCACCTCGTGATCAACACGCACCTGCACTTCGACCACGCCGGACGGAACGTCACCACCCTGGGCGACCCCACCTTCCCGAACGCCCGCTACGTCGTGCAGAAACAGGAACTCCACGACGCCCGCCACACCCACGAACGCAGCCGCGCCAGCTACCTCCCCGCCTACATCGACCCCATCGAGCACGCGGGCCTCTTCGAGGTCGTAGATGGCGAACACGAGCTGCGCCCCGGCCTGAGCGTCCTGCCGCTCCCCGGGCACAACCTCGGCCAGCAGGGCGTCGTGCTGCGTCAGGACGGGCAGACCCTGGTGTACGTCGCCGACCTGATCCCCACCCTGGCCCACGCGCCCACCGCGTACATCATGGGCTACGACCTGTACCCCGTCACCACCCTGGAGACCCGCAAACGCCACCTGGGCCAGTGGTTCGAGGAAGGGGCCATCATCTGCACGCCGCACGACCCGGACACCGCCTTCGCGCAGCTGCACCCCAACCCGAAGGGCGGCTTCACCCTGAGCCCCGCGCAGCCCTGA
- a CDS encoding aldo/keto reductase, producing MHQRPLGRSGLNVTEIGYGAWGIGADMWKGAQDDRSLDALRRYVELGGNFIDTAMGYGSGHSERLVGQVAREHPGTLVATKISPKNMGWPAAPGTTADEAFPGEYITDMTRASLERLGLPTIDVQQLHVWNDAWLGQGDWQDAVTQLRRDGLIRAFGISINDHQPDNAVKAVESGVVDSVQVIYNVFDQSPQDRLLDACREHGVGVIVRVALDEGSLTGTLTRDSTFPEGDWRNGYFGGDRLTQLQPRLRAIEQDLGIRTDQLAETSLRFVLSHPAVSTVIVGMRSVRNVDRNVTLADGRGLPQDQVQRLYAHRWDRNWYQSAE from the coding sequence ATGCACCAACGACCACTCGGCCGCAGCGGCCTGAACGTCACCGAGATCGGCTACGGCGCCTGGGGCATCGGCGCCGACATGTGGAAGGGCGCGCAGGACGACCGCAGCCTGGACGCCCTGCGCCGCTACGTCGAACTGGGCGGGAACTTCATCGACACTGCCATGGGTTACGGCAGCGGCCACAGCGAACGCCTCGTCGGGCAGGTCGCGCGCGAGCACCCTGGCACGCTGGTCGCCACGAAGATCAGCCCGAAGAACATGGGGTGGCCCGCCGCGCCCGGCACCACCGCCGACGAGGCCTTCCCCGGCGAGTACATCACCGACATGACCCGCGCCAGCCTGGAGCGCCTGGGCCTGCCGACCATCGACGTGCAGCAGCTGCACGTCTGGAACGACGCCTGGCTGGGCCAGGGCGACTGGCAGGACGCCGTGACGCAGCTGAGGCGCGATGGGCTGATCCGCGCCTTCGGGATCAGCATCAACGACCACCAGCCGGACAACGCCGTGAAAGCGGTCGAATCGGGCGTTGTGGACAGCGTGCAGGTCATCTACAACGTGTTCGACCAGTCCCCGCAGGACCGCCTGCTCGACGCCTGCCGCGAGCACGGCGTGGGCGTCATCGTGCGCGTCGCGCTCGACGAGGGGAGCCTGACCGGCACCCTGACCCGGGACTCCACCTTCCCTGAAGGCGACTGGCGCAACGGCTACTTCGGCGGCGACCGCCTCACGCAGCTGCAACCCCGCCTGCGCGCCATCGAGCAGGACCTCGGCATCCGCACCGACCAGCTCGCCGAGACCAGCCTGCGCTTCGTGCTGTCCCACCCGGCGGTGTCCACCGTGATCGTCGGGATGCGCTCGGTCCGGAACGTGGACCGCAACGTGACGCTGGCCGACGGGCGCGGCCTCCCGCAGGACCAGGTGCAGCGGCTGTACGCGCACCGCTGGGACCGCAACTGGTACCAGAGCGCCGAGTAA
- a CDS encoding response regulator, whose amino-acid sequence MTQTHSPIPIHLLLVEDSEADIILTQEAFQEAGIHTHLHVARDGVEALEFLRDPARPRPDVILLDINMPRMNGLEVLREIKQDPQLMTIPVIMLTTSRAEEDILQSYQAYAASYVVKPVEFGKFYDAIQALGRYMLTIVRLPPRAG is encoded by the coding sequence ATGACCCAGACTCACTCTCCCATTCCGATTCACCTGCTGCTGGTCGAGGACAGCGAGGCCGACATCATCCTCACCCAGGAGGCCTTCCAGGAGGCGGGCATCCACACGCACCTGCACGTCGCCCGTGACGGCGTGGAGGCCCTGGAGTTCCTGCGTGACCCGGCCCGGCCGCGCCCGGACGTGATCCTGCTGGACATCAACATGCCGCGCATGAACGGCCTGGAGGTGCTGCGCGAGATCAAGCAGGATCCGCAGCTGATGACCATTCCGGTGATCATGCTCACGACCAGCCGCGCCGAGGAGGACATCCTTCAGTCGTATCAGGCGTACGCGGCGAGTTACGTCGTGAAGCCCGTCGAGTTCGGGAAGTTCTACGACGCCATCCAGGCGCTGGGCCGCTACATGCTGACCATTGTGCGGCTGCCGCCCCGGGCTGGCTGA
- a CDS encoding DinB family protein — protein MNVLHYALAGGAAFRTPGDLLRGLTLDEATGAVPGLPYTLGALLAHLQVTQRTSLDLATGRADRWPDGLDVWPDAPTSGADLTALLGDLQAGLAEAQALASDPSSRARDVLTDLAAHSAYHWGQVALIRRLHGTLPEPEGA, from the coding sequence ATGAACGTCCTGCACTACGCCCTGGCGGGCGGCGCGGCCTTCCGCACTCCTGGCGACCTGCTGCGCGGCCTGACCCTGGACGAGGCCACCGGCGCCGTGCCGGGCCTGCCGTACACGCTCGGGGCGCTCCTGGCGCACCTGCAGGTGACGCAGCGCACCAGCCTGGATCTGGCCACCGGGCGCGCCGACCGCTGGCCCGACGGGCTGGACGTCTGGCCCGATGCGCCGACCAGCGGCGCAGATCTGACGGCCCTGCTGGGCGACCTCCAGGCCGGGCTGGCCGAGGCGCAGGCCCTGGCCTCCGACCCCAGCAGCCGCGCGCGGGACGTCCTGACCGATCTGGCGGCGCACAGCGCGTACCACTGGGGGCAGGTGGCGCTGATCCGCCGCCTGCACGGCACGCTGCCCGAACCGGAGGGCGCGTGA
- a CDS encoding DHCW motif cupin fold protein — protein sequence MHLTDIPFGVTTWADVPATEHPGERGVAVWRTRQFGAGPGGPVRVRMVEYSPGYLADHWCEKGHILLVLAGQLDTELADGRTFTLRPGESYQVADHAEAHRSSTEVGATLFIVD from the coding sequence ATGCACCTGACCGACATTCCCTTCGGGGTGACCACCTGGGCCGACGTGCCCGCCACCGAACACCCCGGCGAACGCGGCGTGGCCGTGTGGCGCACCCGGCAGTTCGGAGCCGGACCGGGTGGACCCGTGCGTGTGCGGATGGTCGAGTACTCCCCCGGGTATCTGGCCGACCACTGGTGCGAGAAGGGCCACATCCTGCTCGTGCTGGCCGGGCAGCTGGACACCGAACTGGCCGATGGGCGCACCTTCACGCTGCGGCCCGGCGAGTCGTATCAGGTGGCCGACCACGCCGAAGCGCACCGGTCGAGTACCGAAGTGGGGGCCACGCTGTTCATCGTCGACTAG
- the yjjX gene encoding inosine/xanthosine triphosphatase, which produces MTVLVGSLNPGKVQPVRDVFAVLFPELDVSGVAVPSGVRDQPVGVGETRRGAVNRARRAARLPGATWGVGLEGGVRVERGRGWLFGVVAAARVGDGVLLTARTAELPVPEAALPRVLAGEELGGVMDELLGTHDLKRGAGTVGALTGGLVTRPAVWAQALALALAPTLHPGFYPSVHTARTNVR; this is translated from the coding sequence GTGACAGTCCTCGTCGGTTCGTTGAACCCGGGCAAGGTGCAGCCCGTCCGGGACGTGTTCGCCGTCCTGTTCCCGGAACTGGATGTCAGCGGCGTTGCGGTCCCCAGCGGCGTGCGCGACCAGCCGGTCGGGGTGGGGGAGACCCGCCGGGGCGCCGTGAACCGCGCCCGGCGGGCCGCCCGGCTGCCCGGCGCGACCTGGGGCGTGGGCCTGGAGGGTGGGGTGCGGGTCGAGCGGGGGCGCGGCTGGCTGTTCGGGGTGGTGGCCGCCGCGCGCGTCGGGGACGGCGTGCTCCTGACCGCCCGCACGGCCGAGCTGCCTGTCCCGGAGGCCGCCCTGCCACGCGTCCTGGCCGGTGAGGAACTGGGCGGCGTGATGGACGAACTGCTGGGCACCCACGACCTGAAACGCGGCGCGGGCACGGTGGGCGCCCTGACCGGCGGGCTCGTGACCCGCCCGGCGGTGTGGGCGCAGGCGCTCGCGCTGGCCCTGGCGCCCACGCTGCACCCCGGATTCTACCCCTCCGTCCATACGGCGCGGACGAACGTGCGTTAG
- a CDS encoding MDR family MFS transporter, with translation MNAFPTLSPQARQLATTGLIVGVFLAALEASVVATAMPSVIRDLGGETLYALPFAVYLLTNTVSSPLWGRASDVVGRRRLYLAAVLIFLIGSALCGQSHSMGLLIAARVVQGIGAGGLLPLTLTMVGELYSLQDRSRVQSLISGVWGVSGLVGPLLGGWLTETLSWRWTFYASLPFGVAALLLALRFLPETGQPRPARIDWAGAALFTLGSGLVVWGLEQRQWLLVGLGAVTLVGAILLERRHPDPLLPMRALRERLPRVAFAGNLLGGAAYFGVIAYLPLYAQGVTGGGATAGGAILTPMLVGWTLTAIVTSRLVKTVPLARIAQVGFAVLVVMFGALTFAVHAPLWVTSALGFAVGTGMGFSMLSLLLAAQETSSREELGAVTSGVLFARQMGGALGTALMALLIGSAAIQSGGFDLAEGLRRAYLLALGLVIVALALSLRLRVTRPAQAPVPASND, from the coding sequence GTGAATGCCTTCCCCACCCTGAGCCCGCAGGCCCGGCAGCTGGCCACCACCGGCCTGATCGTGGGCGTCTTCCTCGCCGCGCTGGAAGCCAGCGTGGTCGCCACCGCCATGCCCAGCGTCATCCGCGACCTGGGCGGCGAGACGCTGTACGCCCTGCCGTTCGCCGTGTACCTGCTCACCAACACCGTCAGCAGCCCACTGTGGGGCCGCGCGAGCGACGTGGTGGGCCGCCGCCGCCTGTACCTCGCGGCCGTGCTGATCTTCCTGATCGGCTCGGCCCTGTGCGGCCAGAGCCACTCCATGGGCCTGCTGATCGCCGCGCGGGTCGTGCAGGGCATCGGCGCGGGCGGCCTGCTGCCCCTGACCCTCACGATGGTCGGCGAACTGTACTCGCTGCAGGACCGCAGCCGGGTGCAGTCCCTGATCTCCGGCGTGTGGGGCGTGTCCGGGCTGGTGGGGCCGCTGCTGGGCGGCTGGCTCACCGAGACGCTCTCGTGGCGCTGGACCTTCTACGCCAGTCTGCCGTTCGGTGTGGCGGCGCTGCTGCTCGCGCTGCGCTTCCTGCCGGAGACCGGGCAGCCGCGCCCCGCCCGGATCGACTGGGCGGGCGCGGCGCTGTTCACGCTGGGCAGCGGGCTGGTCGTGTGGGGCCTGGAGCAGCGGCAGTGGCTGCTGGTGGGCCTGGGCGCCGTGACGCTGGTGGGCGCCATCCTGCTCGAACGGCGCCACCCGGACCCGCTGCTGCCCATGCGCGCCCTGCGCGAGCGGCTGCCGCGCGTGGCGTTCGCCGGGAACCTGCTGGGCGGCGCGGCGTACTTCGGCGTGATCGCGTACCTGCCGCTGTACGCGCAGGGCGTCACGGGCGGCGGGGCCACGGCGGGCGGCGCGATCCTGACGCCCATGCTGGTCGGCTGGACGCTGACCGCCATCGTGACCTCGCGCCTCGTGAAGACCGTGCCGCTGGCCCGCATCGCGCAGGTGGGCTTCGCGGTGCTCGTCGTGATGTTCGGCGCGCTGACCTTCGCCGTGCACGCGCCCCTGTGGGTCACGAGCGCACTGGGCTTCGCGGTTGGGACCGGCATGGGCTTTTCCATGCTGAGCCTACTGCTGGCCGCGCAGGAGACGTCCAGCCGCGAGGAGCTGGGCGCCGTCACGAGCGGCGTGCTGTTCGCCCGGCAGATGGGCGGCGCGCTGGGCACCGCACTGATGGCACTGCTGATCGGCTCGGCCGCCATCCAGAGCGGCGGCTTCGACCTCGCCGAGGGCCTGCGCCGCGCGTACCTGCTGGCGCTGGGGCTGGTCATCGTGGCCCTGGCTCTCAGTCTGCGCCTGCGCGTCACGCGCCCTGCCCAGGCACCCGTACCGGCCAGCAACGATTGA
- the pdxS gene encoding pyridoxal 5'-phosphate synthase lyase subunit PdxS, which yields MTEATTGTPALKQGFAEMFKGGVIMDVVTADQARIAEAAGATAVMALERVPADIRKDGGVARMSDPKMIKEIIGAVSIPVMAKVRIGHIVEAQILQALGVDFIDESEVLTPADDQYHILKHDFKVPFVCGAKNLGEALRRVGEGASMIRTKGEAGTGNVIEAVRHARTVLGEIKHIQARPAEELMTVARDLQAPYELVRYVHEHGKLPVVNFAAGGVATPADAALMMHLGLDGVFVGSGIFKSDNPERRAQAIVKAVTHFQNPEVLAEISEDLGAPMTGINIDDLIPAERLAARGW from the coding sequence ATGACCGAAGCGACCACCGGTACCCCCGCCCTGAAGCAGGGCTTCGCTGAAATGTTCAAGGGCGGCGTCATCATGGACGTCGTCACCGCCGATCAGGCCCGCATCGCCGAGGCTGCCGGCGCGACCGCCGTCATGGCCCTCGAGCGCGTCCCCGCCGATATCCGCAAGGACGGCGGCGTGGCCCGCATGAGCGACCCCAAGATGATCAAGGAGATCATCGGCGCCGTCAGCATCCCCGTCATGGCCAAGGTCCGCATCGGGCACATCGTGGAAGCGCAGATCCTCCAGGCGCTCGGCGTGGACTTCATCGACGAGTCCGAAGTCCTGACCCCCGCCGACGACCAGTACCACATCCTCAAGCACGACTTCAAGGTGCCGTTCGTGTGCGGCGCCAAGAACCTCGGCGAGGCCCTGCGCCGCGTCGGCGAGGGTGCGAGCATGATCCGCACCAAGGGCGAGGCCGGGACCGGCAACGTCATCGAGGCCGTCCGTCACGCCCGCACCGTGCTGGGCGAGATCAAGCACATCCAGGCCCGCCCCGCCGAGGAACTCATGACCGTCGCCCGCGACCTCCAGGCGCCCTACGAACTGGTCCGCTACGTGCACGAGCACGGCAAGCTGCCCGTCGTGAACTTCGCCGCCGGTGGCGTGGCCACGCCCGCCGACGCCGCGCTGATGATGCACCTGGGCCTGGACGGCGTGTTCGTCGGCAGCGGCATCTTCAAGAGCGACAACCCCGAACGCCGCGCGCAGGCCATCGTGAAGGCCGTCACGCACTTCCAGAACCCCGAGGTGCTCGCCGAGATCAGCGAGGACCTGGGCGCGCCCATGACCGGCATCAACATCGACGACCTGATTCCCGCCGAGCGCCTCGCCGCGCGCGGCTGGTAA